The Alkalibacter saccharofermentans DSM 14828 genome has a window encoding:
- a CDS encoding ABC transporter ATP-binding protein produces the protein MISVKNLYHSYEKNDAYAVKDVSFEVEKGEVFGFLGPSGAGKSTTQGILTGLLPLQKGEATVAGCDMHKPQRSMFNKIGVSFEQSNVYGKLTALENLKFYQKLFDVKTEDPMKLLEIAGLDHVANKKAGEFSKGMKHRLTFVRSMLNNPELWFLDEPTTGLDPAIASKIKDIIKEQNSKGTTVFLTTHNMFVADELCHRVAFIIDGVIKLIDSPRNLKLKYGEKMVAVDHVEEGKTVKEQLSLLLPEDKERLSHIIKNGKIEMMHTKEATLEEIFIKVTGRGLK, from the coding sequence ATGATAAGCGTTAAAAATCTATACCATTCCTATGAAAAAAACGACGCCTATGCGGTAAAGGACGTTAGTTTCGAAGTTGAAAAAGGCGAAGTGTTCGGTTTTTTAGGCCCATCCGGTGCAGGCAAGTCAACTACCCAGGGCATCTTGACCGGTCTTCTTCCCTTGCAAAAGGGTGAAGCGACGGTAGCAGGTTGTGACATGCACAAACCCCAGAGAAGCATGTTCAATAAAATAGGCGTCTCTTTTGAGCAGTCCAATGTTTACGGCAAACTGACAGCTTTGGAAAACTTAAAATTCTATCAAAAACTCTTTGATGTAAAAACTGAAGACCCAATGAAGCTATTAGAGATAGCTGGTTTAGATCATGTGGCAAACAAAAAAGCAGGTGAATTTTCAAAAGGAATGAAGCACCGACTTACATTCGTAAGAAGCATGCTCAATAATCCGGAATTGTGGTTCTTGGATGAGCCTACAACAGGATTGGATCCCGCAATTGCAAGTAAGATAAAAGATATAATAAAAGAGCAGAATTCAAAGGGAACAACCGTTTTTTTGACAACCCATAACATGTTCGTGGCAGATGAACTTTGTCATAGGGTTGCCTTCATAATCGACGGGGTCATAAAACTCATCGATTCCCCTAGAAATCTCAAGCTCAAATACGGTGAAAAAATGGTGGCTGTAGACCATGTTGAAGAAGGTAAAACCGTAAAGGAGCAATTATCCCTCTTGCTGCCAGAGGATAAGGAAAGGCTAAGTCATATAATCAAAAATGGCAAGATTGAAATGATGCATACCAAAGAGGCTACTCTAGAGGAAATTTTCATAAAAGTAACCGGGAGGGGGCTGAAATAA